In Phoenix dactylifera cultivar Barhee BC4 unplaced genomic scaffold, palm_55x_up_171113_PBpolish2nd_filt_p 001044F, whole genome shotgun sequence, the following are encoded in one genomic region:
- the LOC120107855 gene encoding nod factor hydrolase protein 1-like, which translates to MASGFIAFLVLTTSSFPFISRAGAYRAAPAASPSSPAGPPVRVPACVPSAAMAPVPLPSSAIKAGYWPSGLNSTSPPSSINLSYFTHIYYAFVELDNTSFELVVTPSDAGMLADFTATLHAHDPPIKAMLSIGGGGGGGDTFANMATNCSTRSAFIRSTIAVAREYNLDGLDLDWEFPANPEKMASLGDLFMEWRDAISREAAETGRPSLLLTSAVYFASHFFLPGDTPRSYPADQMAVSLDWINAMCYDYHGSWDTSETGAPAALYDPNSNVSTSYGLTSWVEAGIPPTKVAMGLPLYGRTWKLKDPADHGIGAPAVGLGPGTDGVMLYSEVVDFNTENNATQVDDEITVSVYSYAGTSWIGYDNPWSVTRKIEFAQEHGLGGYFFWAVGYDKDWSISRRAWDAWQS; encoded by the exons ATGGCTTCGGGATTCATAGCTTTCCTCGTCCTAACCACTTCCTCCTTCCCCTTCATCTCCAGAGCAGGAGCTTATAGGGCTGCACCGGCTGCAAGCCCCTCTTCGCCGGCTGGTCCTCCCGTCCGGGTTCCGGCCTGTGTCCCATCTGCAGCCATGGCCCCCGTCCCTCTCCCATCGTCGGCCATCAAAGCGGGCTACTGGCCCTCGGGACTCAACTCCACCTCCCCACCCTCCTCGATCAACCTCTCCTACTTCACCCACATCTACTACGCCTTTGTCGAACTAGATAACACCTCCTTTGAACTCGTCGTCACCCCCTCCGACGCAGGCATGCTCGCCGACTTCACGGCCACCCTCCACGCTCACGATCCCCCAATCAAAGCCATGCTCTCCatcggcggcggtggcggcggagGCGACACCTTCGCCAACATGGCCACCAACTGCTCCACCCGCTCCGCCTTCATTAGATCTACCATCGCCGTCGCCCGCGAGTACAACCTCGACGGCCTTGACCTCGACTGGGAGTTCCCGGCGAACCCCGAGAAAATGGCCAGCCTCGGCGACCTCTTCATGGAATGGCGCGACGCAATCTCTCGCGAAGCGGCCGAGACTGGCCGACCGAGCCTGTTGCTCACGTCAGCCGTGTACTTCGCGTCGCACTTCTTCCTCCCAGGCGACACACCTAGATCTTATCCGGCCGACCAGATGGCGGTCAGTCTGGACTGGATCAACGCTATGTGCTACGACTACCATGGCTCCTGGGACACGTCGGAGACTGGGGCGCCTGCGGCGCTGTACGATCCAAACAGCAACGTGAGCACGAGCTATGGACTCACGTCGTGGGTGGAGGCTGGGATTCCACCGACGAAGGTGGCGATGGGTTTGCCATTATATGGCCGGACGTGGAAGCTCAAGGATCCGGCAGACCACGGCATCGGCGCACCGGCAGTAGGGCTCGGACCGGGAACTGATGGGGTGATGTTGTACTCGGAGGTGGTGGATTTTAACACGGAAAACAACGCGACCCAAGTGGATGATGAAATAACGGTGTCTGTGTATTCTTACGCCGGGACGAGTTGGATCGGCTACGATAACCCGTGGTCGGTGACGAGGAAGATAGAGTTCGCGCAGGAGCACGGCCTCGGCGGGTACTTCTTTTGGGCGGTCGGATACGACAAGGATTGGAGCATCTCTCGACGAG CATGGGATGCATGGCAGAGTTGA